The Chamaesiphon minutus PCC 6605 DNA window TGGGTAACATCGCGCAAGATAATCGTGGTGACTTTTTCGGTACCAAATTCTAAATACGAAATAGAGGCTTCTGCTGGAAATTGGCTACCATCCCGTTTGGTGCCGATGACTTGTTTTCTGTTCTCTAGCGGTCGAGCGACACGCTCGCCAGTCGATAGTTCGGGGGTGAGGTGCCACCGGATGCGTTCGCGATCGACATCGATAAACCCAACAGGGAGTAAAAGATCGAGCGATTGACCGATTGCTTCTGAGGCTGGATAGCCAAAGATTTGTTCGGCACCTTGGTTGAATAAAGCGATCTTGTAGTTGCCATCTACTGCAATGATGGCATCGCTAGCGATTTCGAGAATTCCGGCAAATCGCGATTGAGAGATTTGGAGTGCCGCCTCCGCTTTGTGACGTTCGAGCAATTCTTGTTGCAATCGATCGTTAATTTGTTGAAGGTCTTGAGTACGTTCGAGTACCCGACGTTCGAGATCGATTTTGGCTTGACGCAGAGCTGTTTCGGCACGTTCGCGTTCGATCGCATAACGAATCGATCGCAGTAATAAATTACTATCGACTTGGCCTTTGACAAGGTAATCTTGCGCGCCTTGTTGCATAGCCGAGATCGCCAGATTTTGGTCGTCTAACCCCGTCAAGACAATAATCGGGATATTGGCATTGCGCTGGTGGAGCGTCAGAAATGAGCTGAGTCCTTGGCTATCGGGGAGGGAAAGATCCAGTAAGATCGCATCAAAACGGCTGTGTTCTTTACCTTTAGCGGCCTTGTCCTCGATCGAGGCTAACCGATCGATCGCTTCAGCTAAAGTCATAACTGGGGTAATCTGACACCGAGTCGTCGTCACCTCGCGTAATATTTCTTGTAATAATCGGATATCGCCAGGATTGTCTTCAATAAGCAAAATGTTGAGAACAGTAATCATGCTGTGCTCGCGTTAGGGGACTGGATGGGTGGACTGTACTACCTGAGGATAGATTGATGGGTGGAAGCTATTTTATAAGACCTTATGCCTTCTGTCTAAAACCTAAAACCTAAAACCTAAAACCTAAAGCCTAATTATTGAGGTGGTAATTGAACGATACTAAACCAAAAATCTTCGATCGACTGCACAATTTGAACAAATTGATTGAAGTCTACAGGTTTGGTGATATAGCAGTTGGCGTGGAGATTGTAGGCTCTGAGAATATCCTCTTCAGCTTGGGATGTGGTGAGCACCACCACTGGAATGCGTTGCAAGCGTTCGTCCGCTTTAATCTCAATCAATACTTCTGGTCCATTTTTGCGTGGTAGATTCCAATCTAGCAAAATTAGATCGGGATGCACAGCGTGATGATATTCACCCTGACAGTGGAGAAAGTTTATTGCTTCGACACCGTCAGCCACGACGCTGAGATTGACATTGACTTCTCTATCTGCTAGAGCAATGCGAGTCAGATGTACGTCTCCTGGATTATCTTCAACGAGCAAAACTTCAATCGGGCGGCTGTTTATGGACATGTTGGGGAGAGATACTACCCACCGCTGGGATGACAAAATAAAAGATCGAACCAGAACCCGTTAGTGGCTGAAGCGGAGGTGGCTGTAAAAACGAATCCTGCTTCATCGGTGTCGATTCTACCCAAATTGTACCACCATGACGTTCGATGATTTTTTTGCAAATCGCCAATCCGATGCCCGTTCCGGGGTAAGTGACGCGCGTGTGTAGGCGTTGAAAGATTACAAAAATTCGATCGAGATATTGAGATTCGATGCCGATGCCATTATCGGAGATCGCAAATTGCCAACTAGCTGGCGTGGCGACGCGATCGTCAGTAGCTGAAGCTGGTGATGGCTCTATGGGGGTAACGCTAATATGAATTTTGGGCGGTACTTCGCGCCGAAATTTAATCCCATTGGCAATCAAATTTTGAAACACTTGCGTCAGTTGAGTCGAATCTCCCCACACTTCTGGAAGTGGGTCGAAAGTAATCGTGGCAGCACTTTCGGCGATCGCGACGTGCAGGTTGGAGATCGCATCTCGAACGATGAGATGACAATTGGCAATTTCAAACGGCTGCTTGCGGCTACTGACTCTGGCATAACTCAGTAATCCCTGAATCAATGCTTGCATTCTCGTCGCGCCATCTACAGCATAATCGATAAATTCGTCAGCATCAGCATCGAGTTTGCCTTGATAGCGACGGGAGAGGAGCTGGAGATAACTAATCACCATCCGCAGTGGCTCTTGGAGATCGTGAGAGGCTACATGAGCAAACTGTTCTAGTTCGGCATTCGATCGAGCCAGTTCGCGACCTTGGAGTTGCTCTTGTTCTAATAACTGGGCTTGAGTGATAGCAATTCCCAGTTGGGTTGCCAGTTGCGAGAGCATTTCGACCTCCTTGGGATACCATTTTCGGGGTGCTTGACAGTGATGGACGATTAACAGTCCCCACAACTCATCTCGCAAATAAATGGGGACGATGGCACTAGCTTTGACAGCAAATAGATCGAGAAATTCTAGATAACAAGGCTGAAATCCAGCCTGAGTGATATCGGCAACAGTCTTGATGCGGCCATGGGTATAACGAGCGTGGTAATTCCGATTGAAGCAAGGATCGTTGATGTTACTGCCCATTACTGCGGGATAACCTGCCAAGACTCGCTCCTGTACTGCCGCTCCAGAACCATCTGCCGCAAATCTATAAATTAAGACTCGATCGACTGCTAAGAGTTTCTGAACTTCTTCGACCGCAGTTGCTAAGATGTCCTCTAATCTCAAGGATTGGCGAATTTTTTGAGAGATTTCGGCAAACAGTCGCGCTTGCTTACGCAACCGGACGCGTTCTCTAATATCGATCGTCGTCGCATGCGCGCCGATATAGTTGCCCAGCTCGTCTTTAATCGCTACTACTGTCGTACTAACTGGCACGCTGCTACCATCTTTGCGCATCATCTGAAGTTCGACATCATGAATCCAGCCGCGCTTTTTGAGGATCGCGAGATTGTCGTCAAATTTTTGGATGCTTTGAGTCGCAAGCAAGTCTCCAAGCTGCTTGCAACCGACGATTTCGGCTTCTTCATACCCCAATATTTGGAGTAAAGTGCGGTTGATCCGCATCACTTTGCCGTTAGTATCTAAGGAATGATAGCCACAGGGAGCATTGTGATACAATTCCTCAAATTCGGTAGCATATCCACGCACGATCGCTTCAGACTGCTGTTGTTTGGTGCGATCCCAACT harbors:
- a CDS encoding ATP-binding protein, producing MKNIASGKVSIGFAATLFVLAINAVLAYQSITTISRNSHAEVCSDRIITILEQMVSSLKDVERGQREYLLTNNPQYLAAHRIDINQIRNKLKSLVKLKSDLNQPLMRVGTNDPSVQKQQIIDFEQKIDRNLDELVTTIDRRQAAVLTPARQLVLSQQGQQALETVRQSLIERARVERKALERLQAESRQSLADTKLAFGISSLLDLVLLSVLYGLVSWDRTKQQQSEAIVRGYATEFEELYHNAPCGYHSLDTNGKVMRINRTLLQILGYEEAEIVGCKQLGDLLATQSIQKFDDNLAILKKRGWIHDVELQMMRKDGSSVPVSTTVVAIKDELGNYIGAHATTIDIRERVRLRKQARLFAEISQKIRQSLRLEDILATAVEEVQKLLAVDRVLIYRFAADGSGAAVQERVLAGYPAVMGSNINDPCFNRNYHARYTHGRIKTVADITQAGFQPCYLEFLDLFAVKASAIVPIYLRDELWGLLIVHHCQAPRKWYPKEVEMLSQLATQLGIAITQAQLLEQEQLQGRELARSNAELEQFAHVASHDLQEPLRMVISYLQLLSRRYQGKLDADADEFIDYAVDGATRMQALIQGLLSYARVSSRKQPFEIANCHLIVRDAISNLHVAIAESAATITFDPLPEVWGDSTQLTQVFQNLIANGIKFRREVPPKIHISVTPIEPSPASATDDRVATPASWQFAISDNGIGIESQYLDRIFVIFQRLHTRVTYPGTGIGLAICKKIIERHGGTIWVESTPMKQDSFLQPPPLQPLTGSGSIFYFVIPAVGSISPQHVHKQPPD
- a CDS encoding response regulator, whose translation is MSINSRPIEVLLVEDNPGDVHLTRIALADREVNVNLSVVADGVEAINFLHCQGEYHHAVHPDLILLDWNLPRKNGPEVLIEIKADERLQRIPVVVLTTSQAEEDILRAYNLHANCYITKPVDFNQFVQIVQSIEDFWFSIVQLPPQ